One Mycolicibacterium sarraceniae genomic window carries:
- a CDS encoding IS3 family transposase: protein MSRFELIAAECADHDISKLTELLGVSRSGFYAWAARQCRVELSAHQQWRRDLEVKILSHWKASRRTYGSPRITADLHAEGVTVSENTVAKVMAEMGVEGISPRTFKVKTTVVDPTASFPPDRVGRVFDPMPLTLASSQVSGIRIESCCCRACSVDVNGADRAKVMCWPARSSRLRLAPRSIALQRITHHTYSCGRRGCRW, encoded by the coding sequence GTGAGTCGTTTCGAGCTCATCGCCGCGGAGTGCGCCGACCACGACATCTCGAAACTCACCGAGCTGCTGGGTGTTTCGCGGTCCGGTTTCTACGCGTGGGCGGCACGGCAATGCCGGGTCGAGCTGTCTGCGCACCAGCAGTGGCGCCGGGATCTGGAGGTGAAGATCCTGTCCCATTGGAAGGCCTCACGCCGCACGTACGGGTCGCCGCGGATCACTGCCGATCTGCATGCCGAAGGCGTCACCGTCTCGGAGAACACCGTCGCCAAGGTGATGGCCGAGATGGGCGTCGAAGGCATCAGCCCGCGCACGTTCAAGGTCAAGACCACCGTTGTCGATCCGACCGCATCGTTCCCGCCGGACCGGGTCGGCCGGGTCTTTGACCCAATGCCGTTAACTTTAGCGTCGTCGCAGGTCAGCGGGATTAGGATCGAAAGCTGTTGCTGTAGAGCGTGTTCAGTGGATGTGAACGGTGCCGATCGAGCGAAGGTGATGTGTTGGCCGGCACGTTCTTCGCGCCTCAGATTGGCTCCTAGAAGTATTGCGCTGCAAAGGATTACGCATCACACTTATTCGTGTGGTCGACGAGGGTGCCGGTGGTGA
- a CDS encoding transposase: MIDGGRSVTEVARELNVHENLLRKWVVAERVRAGAALDARELPPDGDRSAVEHAELVRLRAELAEKDRDIAFLKKVSAYFAAQQHR; the protein is encoded by the coding sequence GTGATTGATGGTGGCCGATCGGTCACTGAGGTTGCCCGGGAGTTGAACGTTCATGAGAATCTGTTACGTAAATGGGTTGTAGCTGAACGGGTTCGGGCCGGTGCCGCTCTCGACGCGCGCGAGCTACCGCCGGACGGGGACCGGTCGGCGGTCGAGCACGCGGAGTTGGTGCGGTTACGTGCTGAGCTTGCCGAAAAGGACCGTGATATTGCGTTCCTGAAAAAAGTATCGGCGTACTTTGCGGCACAGCAACACCGGTGA